The following coding sequences lie in one Hoplias malabaricus isolate fHopMal1 chromosome 14, fHopMal1.hap1, whole genome shotgun sequence genomic window:
- the egr3 gene encoding early growth response protein 3 isoform X1, with product MTGKLAEKLPLTMSSLMNSIPESLYPEEDSIPTSMNVFTSAEPAAHYTHMNTDNIMDLGMGGEKSSGEIQYGSNSFQSSRSGQTVTYLGKFAFDTPPSGGISGSGWCPDNNIISLVSAGILGVSPSPGNITTQTSSSGGTMGGQSSDIEQVYAPPLPAYSTCGEMYQEPVSFHHSPATSSSLPYPASDYHSTSSSKPSMDGSLFSMIPDYNLFHHQGEVGVMEHKPFQAMDPIRVNPPPITPLETIRAFKDKQQIHPSFLSGQQQHVSQHHHHHQPPQTLALKPIRPRKYPNRPSKTPVHERPHACPAENCDRRFSRSDELTRHLRIHTGHKPFQCRICMRSFSRSDHLTTHIRTHTGEKPFSCEFCGRKFARSDERKRHAKVHLKQKDKKPADKAGGAAGSHTSPPSSCGTAGPSNANILTVTTCA from the exons ATGACCGGCAAACTGGCCGAGAAGCTCCCGCTTACCATGAGCAGTTTAATGAACTCCATCCCTGAAAGCCTTTATCCCGAGGAAGACTCCATCCCCACCTCTATGAACGTGTTCACCAGCGCGGAGCCCGCGGCGCactacacacacatgaacacag ATAATATCATGGACTTGGGGATGGGAGGTGAGAAGAGCAGTGGCGAGATCCAGTACGGTTCCAATAGTTTTCAGTCAAGTCGGAGTGGACAGACCGTGACTTACTTGGGCAAGTTTGCCTTTGACACTCCTCCTTCGGGTGGCATCAGCGGCTCGGGCTGGTGCCCTGACAACAACATCATCAGCCTGGTGAGTGCTGGCATCTTGGGCGTCTCGCCATCACCTGGCAACATCACCACTCAGACGTCCTCGTCAGGTGGCACCATGGGCGGCCAATCGTCGGACATTGAGCAAGTGTATGCCCCGCCCCTTCCCGCCTACTCTACCTGCGGCGAAATGTACCAGGAGCCTGTGTCCTTCCATCACAGCCCGGCCACCTCATCCTCCCTGCCCTACCCGGCCTCTGACTACCACAGTACCTCTTCCTCCAAGCCCAGCATGGACGGCAGCCTCTTCTCCATGATCCCCGACTACAACCTCTTCCACCACCAGGGCGAGGTCGGGGTGATGGAGCACAAACCCTTCCAGGCCATGGACCCCATCCGGGTAAATCCGCCACCCATAACGCCCTTGGAGACCATCCGGGCTTTCAAGGACAAGCAGCAGATCCACCCAAGCTTCCTGAGCGGTCAGCAGCAACACGTGTCccaacaccatcatcaccaccaacCCCCACAGACCCTCGCCCTTAAGCCCATCCGTCCTCGCAAGTACCCCAACAGGCCGAGCAAGACTCCGGTCCATGAGCGACCTCATGCCTGCCCAGCCGAGAACTGTGACCGGCGTTTTTCACGCTCCGATGAGCTCACGCGGCACCTACGCATCCACACGGGCCACAAGCCTTTCCAGTGTCGCATCTGCATGCGCTCCTTCAGCCGCAGCGACCACCTGACCACGCATATCCGCACGCACACTGGGGAGAAGCCTTTCTCCTGCGAGTTCTGCGGACGCAAGTTTGCCCGCAGCGATGAACGCAAACGGCACGCCAAGGTGCACCTCAAGCAGAAGGACAAAAAGCCAGCAGACAAGGCTGGCGGTGCTGCGGGCAGCCACACCTCCCCGCCGAGCTCCTGTGGGACCGCTGGGCCCAGCAATGCCAACATCCTGACTGTTACCACGTGCGCCTAG
- the egr3 gene encoding early growth response protein 3 isoform X2, producing the protein MDLGMGGEKSSGEIQYGSNSFQSSRSGQTVTYLGKFAFDTPPSGGISGSGWCPDNNIISLVSAGILGVSPSPGNITTQTSSSGGTMGGQSSDIEQVYAPPLPAYSTCGEMYQEPVSFHHSPATSSSLPYPASDYHSTSSSKPSMDGSLFSMIPDYNLFHHQGEVGVMEHKPFQAMDPIRVNPPPITPLETIRAFKDKQQIHPSFLSGQQQHVSQHHHHHQPPQTLALKPIRPRKYPNRPSKTPVHERPHACPAENCDRRFSRSDELTRHLRIHTGHKPFQCRICMRSFSRSDHLTTHIRTHTGEKPFSCEFCGRKFARSDERKRHAKVHLKQKDKKPADKAGGAAGSHTSPPSSCGTAGPSNANILTVTTCA; encoded by the coding sequence ATGGACTTGGGGATGGGAGGTGAGAAGAGCAGTGGCGAGATCCAGTACGGTTCCAATAGTTTTCAGTCAAGTCGGAGTGGACAGACCGTGACTTACTTGGGCAAGTTTGCCTTTGACACTCCTCCTTCGGGTGGCATCAGCGGCTCGGGCTGGTGCCCTGACAACAACATCATCAGCCTGGTGAGTGCTGGCATCTTGGGCGTCTCGCCATCACCTGGCAACATCACCACTCAGACGTCCTCGTCAGGTGGCACCATGGGCGGCCAATCGTCGGACATTGAGCAAGTGTATGCCCCGCCCCTTCCCGCCTACTCTACCTGCGGCGAAATGTACCAGGAGCCTGTGTCCTTCCATCACAGCCCGGCCACCTCATCCTCCCTGCCCTACCCGGCCTCTGACTACCACAGTACCTCTTCCTCCAAGCCCAGCATGGACGGCAGCCTCTTCTCCATGATCCCCGACTACAACCTCTTCCACCACCAGGGCGAGGTCGGGGTGATGGAGCACAAACCCTTCCAGGCCATGGACCCCATCCGGGTAAATCCGCCACCCATAACGCCCTTGGAGACCATCCGGGCTTTCAAGGACAAGCAGCAGATCCACCCAAGCTTCCTGAGCGGTCAGCAGCAACACGTGTCccaacaccatcatcaccaccaacCCCCACAGACCCTCGCCCTTAAGCCCATCCGTCCTCGCAAGTACCCCAACAGGCCGAGCAAGACTCCGGTCCATGAGCGACCTCATGCCTGCCCAGCCGAGAACTGTGACCGGCGTTTTTCACGCTCCGATGAGCTCACGCGGCACCTACGCATCCACACGGGCCACAAGCCTTTCCAGTGTCGCATCTGCATGCGCTCCTTCAGCCGCAGCGACCACCTGACCACGCATATCCGCACGCACACTGGGGAGAAGCCTTTCTCCTGCGAGTTCTGCGGACGCAAGTTTGCCCGCAGCGATGAACGCAAACGGCACGCCAAGGTGCACCTCAAGCAGAAGGACAAAAAGCCAGCAGACAAGGCTGGCGGTGCTGCGGGCAGCCACACCTCCCCGCCGAGCTCCTGTGGGACCGCTGGGCCCAGCAATGCCAACATCCTGACTGTTACCACGTGCGCCTAG